In Streptomyces sp. NBC_00448, the following are encoded in one genomic region:
- a CDS encoding urease subunit gamma, translated as MNLAPREVDKLLVYVVADLARKRQSRGLKLNYSESVALITEAILEAARDGKSVADCMELGRHVVGEDDTMPGVRDMLGLLQVEASFVDGTKLVSCHDPIGG; from the coding sequence GTGAATCTCGCCCCTCGCGAGGTAGACAAACTGCTGGTGTACGTGGTGGCCGATCTGGCACGGAAACGCCAGAGCCGCGGTCTCAAGCTGAATTACAGCGAGTCCGTGGCGCTGATCACCGAGGCGATTCTGGAAGCCGCCCGGGACGGCAAGAGCGTGGCCGACTGCATGGAACTCGGCCGGCACGTCGTCGGAGAGGACGACACCATGCCGGGCGTGCGCGACATGCTCGGGCTGCTCCAGGTCGAGGCGTCCTTCGTGGACGGCACCAAACTGGTGTCCTGCCACGACCCCATCGGCGGCTGA
- a CDS encoding urea transporter — translation MSIAEPDFLRRIERKQPHGFLVASVRGVGQVDLQPCIWTGVLILAGLWAAGWRIGLFATIGTLMSTATAHLAGVDRSNIALGLQGYCGCLTGVALVTSLGAHTSTYALAVVGAIMCTVLMGALTVLFKPYGLTALTAPFCLVSGIMVVGASSFSRVWHGAAPSGFSTTGSTSLSWSELWHAFFTNVSQVFLVDKWYVGLIMLVGLACAGVRVLLWTVAGSVVGILAAWALGAPASSIANGIYGYNAVLVAIAMGAVLLAATVWNGGYTLVAAAVTTSLTAALTAIFKTFGGHTFTWPFILTTWAFMAAVPVLTRFRPAD, via the coding sequence TTGTCCATCGCAGAACCCGATTTCCTCCGGAGGATCGAGAGAAAACAGCCGCACGGTTTTCTCGTCGCGAGCGTGCGCGGTGTGGGCCAGGTCGATCTCCAACCCTGTATCTGGACCGGCGTGCTCATCCTGGCCGGGCTGTGGGCCGCGGGCTGGCGGATCGGGTTGTTCGCGACGATCGGCACGCTGATGTCGACCGCCACCGCCCATCTCGCCGGGGTCGACCGGTCGAACATCGCGCTCGGTCTGCAGGGCTACTGCGGATGCCTCACCGGGGTCGCCCTCGTCACCTCGCTGGGCGCCCACACGTCCACCTACGCGCTCGCCGTCGTCGGCGCGATCATGTGCACCGTGCTGATGGGCGCGCTCACCGTCCTGTTCAAGCCGTACGGCCTCACGGCGCTCACCGCACCGTTCTGCCTGGTCTCCGGGATCATGGTGGTCGGGGCGTCGTCCTTCAGCCGGGTCTGGCACGGCGCGGCCCCCTCGGGCTTCAGCACCACGGGAAGCACCTCGCTGTCCTGGAGCGAGCTGTGGCACGCCTTCTTCACCAACGTGTCGCAGGTCTTCCTGGTGGACAAGTGGTACGTCGGCCTCATCATGCTGGTCGGCCTGGCCTGCGCCGGAGTCCGCGTGCTGCTGTGGACGGTGGCCGGCAGCGTCGTGGGCATCCTCGCCGCATGGGCCCTGGGCGCGCCGGCGTCGTCCATCGCCAACGGCATCTACGGCTACAACGCCGTCCTCGTCGCCATCGCCATGGGTGCGGTCCTCCTCGCCGCGACGGTGTGGAACGGCGGGTACACCCTCGTCGCCGCCGCGGTCACCACGAGTCTCACGGCGGCGTTGACGGCGATCTTCAAGACGTTCGGCGGCCACACCTTCACCTGGCCGTTCATCCTCACCACATGGGCGTTCATGGCGGCTGTCCCGGTGCTGACCCGATTTCGGCCGGCCGACTGA
- a CDS encoding fluoride efflux transporter FluC: MPHKIAMSRRDHPDHHPGAQVPVVAAVAVGGAAGACARLGAERLWPDYQPPDFPWTILLVNTTGCLLMGILMATVKFGFPNAPRLISPLLGTGVLGGFTSFSHYTDNVRLLFHRGQPGYAVGDLLLTPAAALTAVTVGALGTRALLTRVRATGGGGR, from the coding sequence ATGCCGCACAAGATCGCCATGAGCCGCCGTGACCACCCGGACCACCACCCGGGAGCCCAGGTGCCGGTGGTGGCCGCCGTCGCGGTCGGCGGGGCCGCGGGCGCGTGCGCGCGGCTCGGCGCCGAACGGCTGTGGCCGGACTACCAGCCGCCGGACTTCCCCTGGACGATCCTGCTGGTCAACACGACGGGCTGCCTGCTGATGGGCATCCTCATGGCGACCGTCAAGTTCGGGTTCCCGAACGCGCCCCGGCTGATCAGCCCGCTGCTCGGCACCGGGGTGCTCGGCGGCTTCACGTCGTTCTCCCACTACACCGACAACGTGCGGCTGCTCTTCCACCGCGGGCAGCCCGGCTACGCGGTGGGGGACCTGCTGCTGACGCCGGCGGCTGCGCTGACCGCGGTGACAGTGGGCGCGCTCGGCACCCGGGCACTCCTGACCCGCGTGCGGGCCACGGGAGGTGGCGGGCGATGA